The nucleotide sequence TCATATGAGGAGTACATGTATGCGGTATCTGAAGAGAACTCAGCCGCACAGGTATCCACACGCTTGTAAACCGGGTGGATATTGTGGCGGTCACGCTCTTTGCGGATTTCCAGCTCAGCCACACCCAGCAGTTTCGCCAGTCGGGCATCTGAGAAGCCTTTGCGCTTGAGCTGACGCAGGAAATCACCGGTCAGACCGGCAAAGCCGTCTTCTTTGACCTTGGCTTCCATTTGGACGATCTCTTCGATCTGGACCAGGAACCAGCGGTCAATATTGGTCAGGTTAAACACGCCATCCACAGACAGCCCGGCACGGAAGGCATCGGCGATGTACCAGATACGCTCAGCACCCGCTTCTTTCAGCTCGTGGCGGATCTTGGTCAGTGCTTCCGGATCGTCCAGATCCACCATTTCATCAAAGCCGTTGGCACCCACTTCCAGGCCACGCAATGCTTTTTGCAGCGACTCTTGCTGGTTGCGGCCAATCGCCATCACCTCGCCGACAGACTTCATCTGAGTGGTCAGACGGTCGTTGGCACCGGCGAACTTTTCAAAGTTGAAGCGTGGGATCTTGGTTACGACATAGTCGATGGTTGGTTCAAACGACGCCGGTGTTGCACCACCTGTGATGTCGTTCATCAGCTCATCCAGCGTGAAGCCAACGGCCAGTTTTGCTGCCACTTTGGCAATCGGGAAGCCGGTCGCTTTCGAGGCCAGGGCAGAAGAGCGGGAAACACGCGGGTTCATCTCAATGATGACCATGCGGCCATCTTTCGGGTTAATCCCGAACTGGACGTTTGACCCACCAGTCTCAACACCGATTTCGCGCAGTACGGCCAGCGACGCATTTCGCATCAGCTGGTATTCTTTGTCCGTCAGTGTCTGGGCAGGCGCAACTGTGATCGAGTCACCGGTGTGAATCCCCATTGGGTCGAAGTTTTCAATGGCACAGACGATGATGCAGTTGTCGTTCTTATCACGAACCACTTCCATCTCGTACTCTTTCCAGCCAATCAGTGACTCGTCAATCAGCAGCTCGTTGGTTGGGGATAAGTCCAGACCACGGCGACAGATTTCTTCAAATTCTTCTTTGTTATAGGCGATACCGCCGCCTGTACCACCCATGGTGAAAGACGGACGGATGATACAAGGGAAGCCGACCATATCGAGGACTTTGTAGGCTTCTTCCATGGTTTTCGCAGTATCGGCACGCGGACACGCCAGACCAATCGACTTCATGGCTTTATCAAAGCGCGAGCGGTCTTCAGCTTTGTCGATCGCATCGGCTGTTGCACCAATCATTTCGACACCGAATTCAGCCAGTACGCCGTGTCGCTCCAGATCCAGCGCACAGTTCAGTGCGGTCTGGCCGCCCATCGTCGGCAGAACGGCATCAGGGCGCTCTTTTTCAATGATCTTGCGCACCACTTCCCAGTGAATCGGCTCAATATAAGTCGCATCCGCCATTTCCGGATCGGTCATGATGGTGGCCGGGTTCGAGTTCACCAGGATAACGCGGTAACCTTCCTCACGCAGCGCTTTACACGCTTGTGCACCTGAGTAGTCAAACTCACACGCCTGGCCAATCACAATCGGGCCGGCACCCAGAATCAGAACACTTTGTATGTCAGTACGTTTTGGCATCGTTTTACTACTCCGGCTTAGGCGCTGTGCTGTTTAATCAGGTCGATAAAGTGGTCAAAAAGTGGTGCCGCATCGTGCGGACCCGGGCTGGCTTCAGGGTGTCCCTGGAAGCTGAACGCCGGCTTGTCGGTACGGTGAATGCCCTGTAGAGAGCCGTCAAACAGTGATTTATGCGTCGCACGCAGGTTATCCGGCAGTGTGGCTTCATCAGCAGCAAAACCGTGGTTCTGGCTGGTGATCATCACCACATTGCGATCCAGATCTTTGACCGGGTGGTTGGCACCATGGTGACCAAACTTCATTTTCACCGTTTTTGCGCCGCTTGCCAGCGCCAGGATCTGGTGTCCCAGGCAAATGCCAAACACAGGCAGGCCTTTGTCCAGAAAGGTTTTGGTCGCTTCAATCGCGTAAGTACAAGGTTCCGGGTCGCCAGGGCCATTTGACAGGAAGACGCCATCCGGATTCATCGCCAGCACCTCTTCTGCTGAGGTTTCTGCCGGGACCACGGTCAGGCGGCAACCCCGGTCAACCAGCATGCGCAGGATATTGCGCTTGGCACCGAAGTCATAAGCCACGACATGGTAAGGCAACTCGCCAGCCTCTTTGGCTTCCGGCAGTCCGCCTTCCAGCGTCCAGGAGCCCTGCGCCCAGCTATAGCTTTCTTTGGTCGACACAACCTTCGCC is from Photobacterium sp. TLY01 and encodes:
- the carB gene encoding carbamoyl-phosphate synthase large subunit, encoding MPKRTDIQSVLILGAGPIVIGQACEFDYSGAQACKALREEGYRVILVNSNPATIMTDPEMADATYIEPIHWEVVRKIIEKERPDAVLPTMGGQTALNCALDLERHGVLAEFGVEMIGATADAIDKAEDRSRFDKAMKSIGLACPRADTAKTMEEAYKVLDMVGFPCIIRPSFTMGGTGGGIAYNKEEFEEICRRGLDLSPTNELLIDESLIGWKEYEMEVVRDKNDNCIIVCAIENFDPMGIHTGDSITVAPAQTLTDKEYQLMRNASLAVLREIGVETGGSNVQFGINPKDGRMVIIEMNPRVSRSSALASKATGFPIAKVAAKLAVGFTLDELMNDITGGATPASFEPTIDYVVTKIPRFNFEKFAGANDRLTTQMKSVGEVMAIGRNQQESLQKALRGLEVGANGFDEMVDLDDPEALTKIRHELKEAGAERIWYIADAFRAGLSVDGVFNLTNIDRWFLVQIEEIVQMEAKVKEDGFAGLTGDFLRQLKRKGFSDARLAKLLGVAELEIRKERDRHNIHPVYKRVDTCAAEFSSDTAYMYSSYDEECEANPTDRDKIMVLGGGPNRIGQGIEFDYCCVHASLALREDGYETIMVNCNPETVSTDYDTSDRLYFEPVTLEDVLSIVRVEKPKGVIVQYGGQTPLKLARALEAAGVPIIGTSPDAIDRAEDRERFQAAVERLGLKQPENATVTTMEQAVEKSKEIGFPLVVRPSYVLGGRAMEIVYDENDLRRYFNEAVSVSNESPVLLDRFLDDATEVDVDAICDGERVVIGGIMEHIEQAGVHSGDSACSLPAYTLSQEIQDEMRRQVEKLAFELGVRGLMNTQFAVKDNEVYLIEVNPRAARTVPFVSKATGAPLAKIAARVMAGQTLEQQGFTKEIIPPYYSVKEVVLPFNKFPGVDPLLGPEMRSTGEVMGVGDTFAEAFAKAELGCGKEHSRENAGRALLSVRNNDKRRVVDLAAKLVKLGYELDATHGTAVILGEAGINPRLVNKVHEGRPHILDRIKNNEYSYIINTAEGRQAIEDSKVLRRGALLEKVNYTTTLNAAFATCMALTADDRNKVTSVQELHARLNQA
- the carA gene encoding glutamine-hydrolyzing carbamoyl-phosphate synthase small subunit produces the protein MNKSALLVLEDGTVFHGVSIGADGSAVGEVVFNTSMTGYQEILTDPSYSQQIVTLTYPHIGNTGTNSEDEESTAIHAQGLVIRDLPLIASNFRSQQTLSDYLKSQNIVGIADIDTRKLTRLLREKGAQNGCIMAGANLDPALALEKAKAFPGLKGMDLAKVVSTKESYSWAQGSWTLEGGLPEAKEAGELPYHVVAYDFGAKRNILRMLVDRGCRLTVVPAETSAEEVLAMNPDGVFLSNGPGDPEPCTYAIEATKTFLDKGLPVFGICLGHQILALASGAKTVKMKFGHHGANHPVKDLDRNVVMITSQNHGFAADEATLPDNLRATHKSLFDGSLQGIHRTDKPAFSFQGHPEASPGPHDAAPLFDHFIDLIKQHSA